One genomic window of Glycine max cultivar Williams 82 chromosome 16, Glycine_max_v4.0, whole genome shotgun sequence includes the following:
- the LOC100780176 gene encoding cation/H(+) antiporter 15, with protein MNSSDFGTNDFILINSNNSLHVCFNSSTYHGSSLWLENSVEKTLPEFVLQFAIILAVNRFLLLVSEQCHVPHIVANIFTGFLFGPSVLGRWNAFIKNAFPFSNMIPFETVGGMVLVYYVFFVGLEIDLKPITGFHKKAMVIVISCTIFTLPIGFGLYYMLVTDMWRKPLPLVNARPKGAILWGITLSCSSEFPEIAKILSDLKLLLTENGQLTLTASLINDLFSWTLLVLALSNFYYASGISFFITIMLVLVCFVVLHPFFKWLFNNAGTRDREFLESQVIFVLHIVLVIGLLTDGLGMHSIIGAFFLGVVIPQGALNNAVQDKAHDFVASFMMPLFFVTVGERIRIQDLALDTHFTTMVVVVLLAFVAKIVCTMAVSWFCLMPNMEGLSLALIMNTKGIMPLIVLSIGRDRRELDNQTYGVMLVACWLMTILVGPVSFALTKALKTRNILGGNRRSMQNTQPDSPLRLLACIHTKRDANVIIDLLKASCPSVRTPIQVLAVELNKMNTRPTASLIIRDAKKPSFTSKSPKLDTEDTLNSFDNLNQAIFTEKMRIISDYNSMHKDILNLARRRGVALILTTLYKQPTYDGLGAGAATARAVNIINRDQASKDEKKVVLENLVRDAPCCVAIFVDRGLSGHNKEQHVAMFYISGADDREALSYAWRMSRRQEVKLTVVRLVWENPNDEFDEKDKEFIRGFVGQAREMGRVRYLEKKVRDEKETVKVLDKIGNKGFDLYVVGRGHGRKMSLAQTLDPVLEEPALGPLGDALTDLNSAAQTSILIFQRQAPLVHGNHVRSASSVAYDKVFDAMVEQQLLCHSTKFPMLLSHYA; from the exons ATGAATTCCTCCGACTTTGGAACCAACGATTTCATTTTGATAAACTCAAACAACTCGCTGCATGTCTGTTTCAATAGTAGCACATACCATGGTTCGAGCCTTTGGTTGGAAAATTCCGTGGAGAAAACACTACCCGAATTTGTCCTGCAATTTGCAATTATCCTAGCAGTCAACCGATTTTTGCTCCTTGTTTCTGAACAATGCCATGTACCTCATATTGTTGCCAATATTTTT ACGGGTTTTCTATTTGGTCCATCTGTTCTGGGACGTTGGAATGCTTTTATCAAAAACGCATTTCCTTTCAGTAACATGATACCATTTGAAACCGTGGGAGGGATGGTCCTTGTTTACTACGTGTTCTTTGTAGGTCTAGAGATAGACTTGAAACCAATAACGGGATTTCACAAGAAGGCCATGGTTATTGTCATTTCCTGCACAATCTTCACCTTACCAATAGGGTTTGGCTTGTACTACATGCTTGTCACCGACATGTGGCGCAAACCTTTGCCCCTTGTCAATGCTAGGCCAAAGGGTGCAATATTATGGGGAATTACCCTTTCTTGCAGCAGTGAGTTTCCTGAGATTGCAAAGATCCTTTCAGACCTTAAGCTTCTCCTCACAGAAAACGGACAACTGACTCTCACTGCTTCTCTCATCAATGACTTGTTTTCATGGACTCTTCTTGTGTTAGCTCTATCTAATTTCTATTATGCTTCTGGGATATCTTTTTTCATAACGATCATGCTTGTGTTGGTGTGTTTTGTGGTACTTCACCCCTTTTTCAAGTGGCTATTCAACAATGCGGGTACCCGGGATCGTGAGTTCCTTGAGTCACAAGTTATCTTTGTGTTGCATATAGTTTTGGTTATTGGGTTGTTAACTGATGGGTTGGGTATGCATTCCATTATTGGGGCTTTCTTTTTGGGTGTTGTGATCCCTCAAGGTGCGCTTAACAACGCGGTGCAGGACAAGGCACATGATTTTGTGGCTTCGTTCATGATGCCTTTGTTCTTTGTGACTGTTGGAGAGAGAATTAGGATCCAAGACTTGGCCTTGGACACTCATTTTACAACTATGGTGGTGgttgttttgttggcttttgTGGCGAAAATTGTGTGCACTATGGCGGTTTCTTGGTTCTGCCTGATGCCAAACATGGAAGGATTATCCCTTGCACTGATCATGAATACTAAAGGAATAATGCCATTGATCGTTCTCAGCATCGGCAGGGACAGACGC GAACTGGACAACCAAACCTATGGGGTGATGCTAGTAGCATGCTGGCTAATGACAATCCTAGTGGGACCAGTCTCATTCGCTTTAACAAAAGCCTTGAAAACAAGAAACATTCTAGGAGGCAACCGCAGGAGCATGCAAAACACACAACCAGACTCACCCCTTAGACTACTAGCTTGCATCCACACAAAGCGCGATGCCAACGTGATTATTGACCTATTAAAAGCCTCGTGCCCCTCGGTGAGAACCCCAATTCAAGTCCTGGCAGTGGAACTAAACAAAATGAACACCCGCCCCACCGCATCACTCATCATAAGGGATGCCAAAAAACCATCCTTCACCTCAAAATCCCCGAAACTCGACACCGAAGATACCCTCAACAGCTTCGACAACCTCAACCAAGCCATCTTCACGGAGAAGATGAGAATAATCTCAGACTACAACTCCATGCACAAAGACATCTTAAACCTTGCAAGGCGTAGAGGAGTGGCGCTTATACTAACCACACTATACAAGCAACCAACTTACGACGGTTTGGGAGCCGGTGCCGCCACCGCAAGAGCAGTTAACATAATTAACCGCGACCAAGCAAGCAAAGACGAGAAGAAAGTGGTGTTGGAGAACCTAGTTAGGGATGCACCATGCTGTGTGGCGATATTTGTGGATAGGGGGTTGAGTGGTCATAATAAGGAGCAACATGTGGCGATGTTCTACATCTCTGGTGCAGATGACCGAGAAGCGCTCTCATACGCGTGGAGAATGAGTAGAAGGCAGGAGGTGAAGTTAACGGTGGTGAGGCTGGTTTGGGAGAACCCTAATGACGAGTTCGACGAGAAGGACAAGGAGTTCATAAGGGGGTTTGTGGGGCAAGCGAGGGAGATGGGTAGGGTTAGGTATTTGGAGAAGAAGGTGAGGGATGAGAAGGAGACGGTGAAGGTGTTGGATAAGATAGGGAATAAAGGGTTTGATTTGTATGTGGTGGGGAGAGGGCATGGGAGGAAGATGTCGCTGGCGCAGACGCTGGATCCGGTGTTGGAGGAGCCTGCGTTGGGGCCTCTTGGCGATGCTTTGACCGATTTGAACTCTGCGGCTCAAACATCTATTTTGATTTTCCAGAGACAGGCTCCGCTTGTTCATGGGAACCATGTCAGGTCTGCTTCGTCTGTTGCTTATGACAAAGTCTTTGATGCCATGGTGGAGCAGCAACTACTATGCCATTCAACCAAGTTTCCAATGCTTTTAAGTCATTATGCTTGA
- the LOC100778761 gene encoding myb-like protein X, with protein sequence MTLSLETPTKLFLFVEMKTASSIFPCIRVNACVTDTSLNVALNGSGKCYKYLRHKPVVLSHQRSSSCSSVSPNPNFHDRDLSDLVKVFASSLCEDNIDMEISHDIKIKDDKLGDVKEEKIKAEAELKHKSVEKEHTKSKEEKIKVEAELKNKSVEKEHTKSKEEKKHKDEDKSKKKKKEKVEEEDEEREKKEKDLKAKGDDGEEKKEKDKKEKKKKENKDKGDKTDVEKVKGKENDGEDDEEKKEKKKKEKKDKDGKTDAEKIKKKEDDGKDDEEKKEKKKKYDKIDAEKVKGKEDDGKDEGNKEKKDKEKGDGDGEEKKEKKDKEKEKKKEKKDKDEETDTLKEKGKNDEGEDDEGNKKKKKDKKEKEKDHKKEKKDKEEGEKEDSKVEVSVRDIDIEEIKKEGEKEDKGKDGGKEVKEKKKKEDKDKKEKKKKVTGKDKTKDLSTLKQKLEKINGKIQPLLEKKADIERQIKEVEAEGHVVNEENKNEVQ encoded by the exons ATGACGCTCTCACTCGAGACCCCGACAAAACTTTTCCTTTTCGTTGAAATGAAAACCGCTTCATCGATATTTCCTTGTATACGCGTCAATGCGTGTGTAACCGACACGTCACTAAATGTCGCACTCAATGGATCCGGAAAATGCTATAAATACCTCAGACACAAGCCAGTAGTACTAAGTCACCAACGTTCCAGTAGCTGCTCCTCAGTTTCTCCAAACCCAAACTTTCACGACAG GGACCTGTCAGATTTAGTTAAGGTTTTTGCATCATCACTGTGTGAAGATAATATAGATATGGAAATCTCCCATGACATCAAGATCAAGGATGACAAGCTAGGTGATGTAAAGGAAGAGAAGATTAAGGCAGAAGCGGAACTGAAGCATAAATCAGTTGAGAAAGAGCATACAAAAAGTAAGGAAGAGAAGATTAAGGTAGAAGCGGAACTGAAGAATAAATCAGTTGAGAAAGAGCATACAAAAAGTAAGGAAGAGAAGAAACATAAAGATGAAgataaatcaaagaaaaagaagaaagagaaggtggaagaggaagatgaagagagagagaaaaaagaaaaagatttgaaAGCTAAAGGGGACGATGGTGAAGAGAAAAAGGAGAAGGataagaaggagaagaagaaaaaagaaaacaaagacaaGGGTGACAAAACTGATGTAGAGAAGGTCAAGGGGAAAGAAAATGATGGGGAGGATgatgaagagaagaaggaaaagaagaaaaaggagaagaaagacaAGGATGGCAAAACTGATGCAGAGAAgatcaagaagaaagaagatgatgggAAGGATgatgaagagaagaaggaaaagaagaaaaagtatgacaaaattGATGCAGAGAAAGTCAAGGGGAAAGAAGATGATGGGAAAGATGAAGGGAATAAggaaaagaaggacaaagaaaaaGGAGACGGTGATGGtgaagagaagaaggaaaagaaagataaagagaaggagaagaaaaaggaaaagaaggataaagATGAAGAAACAGACACattaaaggaaaagggaaaaaatgatgaaggtgaggatgatgaaggaaataagaaaaagaaaaaggataagaaggagaaagagaaggatcacaaaaaggaaaagaaggataaagaggagggtgagaaagaggatAGCAAGGTTGAAGTTTCTGTTAGGGATATTGatatagaagaaataaaaaaagaaggtgaaaaagaagataaaggAAAGGATGGTGGGAAGGAagtgaaagagaagaagaaaaaagaagacaaagacaagaaggagaagaagaaaaaagttactGGAAAGGACAAGACCAAGGATCTTAGCACTCTGAAGCAGAAGCTTGAAAAAATTAACGGAAAAATACAACCACTCCTTGAAAAGAAGGCTGATATAGAAAGGCAGATTAAAGAAGTTGAAGCTGAAGGTCATGTGGTCAATGAGGAGAACAAGAATGAGGTACAGTAG